The following are from one region of the Bradyrhizobium sediminis genome:
- a CDS encoding glycosyltransferase family 2 protein — protein sequence MPKVSIGIPVFNGQDFLPALLDSLLAQTFRDFEILICDNASSDRTPQICCEYERRDARIHCFRNSRNLGAVANFNRVFELSTAPLFKWAAHDDLYHEAYLDACVSLLEANPDIVLAHTGTAFIDERSEILPFEQETGSFIDPKTGRRYWADVPGIGDTPVAINRFWQVLARARWGTHMFGVVRREMLQQTSLLPNFAGSDRAMLAELALLGRFRCASEPLFLKRFHSTVSWALDHKELKNFLSTDGKRYSRRLRQIRAFFGAPGGKPIGVVSKLVCFVLVAAHSAKVVVQLVGQGDPRRAARGYGWPGARDPASRQRTPG from the coding sequence ATGCCTAAGGTCTCGATCGGAATCCCGGTGTTCAATGGGCAGGATTTTCTGCCCGCGCTGCTCGACAGCCTATTGGCGCAGACCTTCAGGGATTTCGAGATCCTGATCTGTGATAACGCTTCGAGTGATCGAACCCCGCAGATTTGCTGCGAATATGAGCGGCGCGATGCCCGCATCCACTGTTTTCGCAATAGCCGGAATCTGGGGGCTGTCGCAAACTTTAATCGGGTGTTCGAGCTCTCGACGGCGCCGTTATTCAAATGGGCTGCTCACGATGATCTCTACCATGAGGCCTACCTGGACGCCTGCGTCAGTTTGCTCGAAGCGAATCCAGACATCGTTCTGGCCCACACCGGTACGGCCTTTATTGACGAAAGAAGCGAAATCCTTCCCTTCGAACAGGAGACAGGAAGCTTCATCGATCCAAAGACCGGAAGGCGGTATTGGGCGGACGTCCCCGGCATAGGCGATACCCCTGTTGCCATCAACCGATTTTGGCAAGTGCTCGCGCGGGCCCGGTGGGGGACTCACATGTTTGGCGTTGTCCGTCGTGAAATGCTGCAGCAAACGTCGCTCCTGCCAAATTTCGCCGGCAGCGATCGTGCAATGCTGGCTGAACTGGCTCTGCTTGGCCGCTTTCGGTGCGCAAGCGAGCCACTGTTCTTAAAGCGTTTCCACTCCACCGTTTCCTGGGCTCTTGACCACAAGGAGCTGAAGAATTTTCTCAGTACAGATGGCAAGCGCTATTCACGACGACTGCGTCAGATCAGGGCTTTCTTCGGTGCGCCAGGAGGCAAGCCGATTGGCGTCGTCAGCAAGTTGGTGTGCTTCGTGCTGGTGGCTGCACATAGCGCCAAGGTCGTCGTCCAGCTCGTGGGCCAAGGTGATCCGCGCAGGGCGGCTCGTGGTTATGGGTGGCCGGGGGCGCGCGACCCGGCATCGCGCCAGAGGACACCCGGTTAG
- a CDS encoding nucleotide sugar dehydrogenase, translating into MNSIETVSVCGLGKLGSCIAATLAARGFEVVGVDIDREKVDKINEGLAPLDEPLLAETIRAGHSRLRATLDPRETVATDATFFIPPSPSLPDGSFSNEFLLRAMQPVARAMKDAGKKNHLFVCSSTTTPGAIDTVLIPMLERELGGVCGRDFSVCYNPEFIALGDVVNGLLEPDLVLIGESDPRSGAALEQLYKKYNHNSPRIARMSIISAELTKISLNSYITMKISFTNQLRLIAARHPKADIHVILDALGNDSRIGKKYLRAGLSYGGPCFPRDNRLLAYTARQVGLEAPLAEASDRVNERTKQELVEKVQQMVKPGDLVAVLGVTYKPNTYITEEAAGLFLAQQLKRRGYRVLIHDFAATPANSPSLHEFELISSWEEFKNNPGVSLAVICCPWLQYRDLASTAGTRVFTPWHL; encoded by the coding sequence GGGCTCGTGCATAGCTGCGACGCTGGCAGCCCGCGGCTTCGAAGTCGTGGGAGTGGACATTGATCGGGAGAAAGTCGACAAGATCAACGAAGGTTTGGCACCGCTGGATGAACCACTGCTCGCCGAAACTATCCGGGCTGGACATTCACGGCTTCGTGCCACCCTCGATCCCCGAGAAACCGTCGCGACTGATGCCACTTTCTTCATTCCCCCCTCCCCGAGTCTACCGGACGGAAGTTTTTCCAACGAGTTCTTGCTGAGGGCCATGCAGCCGGTGGCCAGGGCCATGAAGGACGCCGGCAAGAAGAATCATCTGTTTGTCTGCAGTTCAACTACCACGCCCGGCGCCATCGATACGGTCTTGATTCCCATGTTGGAACGCGAACTCGGTGGCGTTTGCGGTCGTGATTTCAGCGTCTGTTACAATCCCGAGTTCATTGCGCTGGGCGACGTGGTCAATGGCTTGCTGGAACCGGACCTGGTGCTGATTGGCGAATCGGATCCAAGAAGCGGCGCGGCCCTCGAACAACTCTACAAGAAATACAACCACAATTCACCGCGAATCGCCCGCATGTCCATCATCAGCGCGGAACTGACGAAGATTTCGCTGAACAGTTACATCACCATGAAGATCAGTTTTACCAATCAGTTACGGCTGATTGCGGCGCGCCATCCAAAGGCCGATATCCATGTCATACTCGACGCTCTCGGCAACGACAGCCGGATTGGAAAAAAATACCTGCGCGCCGGCTTAAGTTATGGAGGCCCCTGTTTCCCGCGCGACAACCGTCTCCTGGCGTATACGGCTCGGCAGGTCGGCCTGGAAGCGCCGCTGGCCGAGGCTTCGGACCGGGTGAATGAGCGAACCAAGCAAGAGCTGGTCGAGAAAGTACAGCAAATGGTCAAGCCCGGCGACTTGGTTGCGGTCCTGGGCGTTACATACAAGCCGAACACCTACATTACCGAGGAAGCGGCTGGACTTTTTCTGGCGCAGCAGCTCAAGCGGCGCGGCTACCGCGTTCTCATCCATGATTTCGCGGCAACCCCCGCCAATTCTCCGAGCCTCCACGAGTTCGAGCTGATTTCCTCCTGGGAGGAATTCAAGAACAATCCCGGTGTGAGCCTCGCTGTCATTTGTTGTCCCTGGCTCCAGTACCGGGACTTGGCTTCTACCGCGGGAACCAGGGTATTCACGCCATGGCATTTGTGA
- a CDS encoding WecB/TagA/CpsF family glycosyltransferase produces the protein MAFVSGNPMDAGPSCSSQPDTAYPTDGSFESIGVLGTSVACVTYDSALERIKALACEPRATAVCPSNTHILGEARHNPEFARVLARFDLVLPDGMPVVWALNFRGAGLKDRVYGPYFMRHALRNTPRPWRHFFFGDSEECLVELRRVLVQLQPDIEIVGMLSPPFRSFTEADEALFADTINRADPDFVWVALPGVRMEQWIIGNQARYQRGVFLAVGDAFTLLSGRRSFAPFWMQRMGLTWVYRLSKEPLRLGPRYLRYHSIFVSYWLWDILRGRAWKKVRPTI, from the coding sequence ATGGCATTTGTGAGTGGAAATCCGATGGATGCTGGTCCCTCCTGCTCCTCGCAACCTGATACCGCGTATCCAACCGACGGATCATTCGAATCCATCGGGGTCTTGGGAACGTCGGTCGCTTGTGTCACTTATGATTCCGCGCTGGAGCGAATCAAGGCGCTTGCTTGTGAACCGCGGGCCACAGCGGTCTGCCCCTCCAACACACACATCCTTGGCGAGGCCCGGCACAACCCTGAATTTGCCCGGGTCCTGGCCCGGTTCGACCTCGTGTTGCCGGATGGGATGCCGGTGGTTTGGGCGCTCAATTTTCGCGGCGCCGGCCTCAAGGACCGGGTATATGGTCCTTACTTTATGCGACACGCATTGCGGAACACGCCGCGGCCCTGGCGCCATTTCTTTTTCGGCGATTCCGAGGAATGCCTCGTCGAGCTGCGACGCGTCCTCGTCCAACTGCAACCAGATATCGAAATTGTCGGCATGCTGAGCCCGCCGTTTCGGTCCTTCACTGAGGCTGACGAGGCGTTGTTCGCCGATACCATCAATCGCGCCGATCCGGATTTCGTATGGGTGGCGTTACCCGGCGTGCGGATGGAGCAGTGGATCATCGGCAATCAGGCGCGGTATCAGAGGGGCGTGTTCCTCGCGGTGGGCGATGCGTTCACACTACTCAGCGGCCGCCGGTCGTTCGCTCCGTTCTGGATGCAACGGATGGGGTTGACCTGGGTTTACCGGTTAAGCAAGGAGCCGCTCCGACTGGGCCCGCGTTACCTGCGATATCATTCTATATTCGTGTCTTATTGGCTATGGGACATCCTGCGCGGGCGGGCTTGGAAAAAGGTCCGTCCGACAATTTAA